From the genome of Streptomyces sp. NBC_01341, one region includes:
- a CDS encoding sugar ABC transporter ATP-binding protein — MAPPEAVPQAPEAAVSAAPVVLEARSVSKRFPGVVALDDVTFSLRAGETHALVGENGAGKSTLIKVLTGVYRPDGGDLRMAGEPVRFARPFDAQQAGISTIYQEVNLVPLMSVARNIFLGREPRNRFGLIDFARMHRETGDLLDGFGVRVDPRRPLHTLGIGTQQMVALARAVSVNAQVVIMDEPTSSLEPREVETLFRVIERLRSQGIAVLYVSHRMDELYRICDRVTVLRDGRHIHTGDLAGLDRMQLVSMMLGRDLSEVRRSGVTSFAAEGHDVARTPVLTAAGLSSRLRLHDISVSLYAGEVLGLGGLLGSGRSETAKALSGALPLDAGEITVDGTSLKRLTPAAAIRAGISLLPEDRKAEGIVPGLSVRENIVLAAMPRLSRAGVVSRARQDRIVDIFMKRLRIKASSPEQKVGELSGGNQQKVLLARWLCLEPKVLLLDEPTRGIDVGAKAEVQSLIDDLAGEGLAVLLISSDIEELIEGADRIVVLRGGAVAGELRGDDVAESRLLEVLADHAPVPADTAPAAQEDPR; from the coding sequence ATGGCACCACCCGAAGCAGTACCTCAGGCACCGGAAGCGGCCGTGTCCGCGGCCCCCGTGGTGCTCGAAGCCCGCTCGGTGAGCAAGCGGTTCCCCGGCGTCGTCGCCCTCGACGACGTCACCTTCTCCCTGCGCGCAGGAGAGACCCACGCGCTCGTCGGGGAGAACGGCGCCGGCAAGTCCACCCTCATCAAGGTGCTGACCGGCGTCTACCGCCCCGACGGCGGCGACCTGCGGATGGCGGGTGAACCCGTCAGGTTCGCCCGGCCGTTCGACGCGCAGCAGGCGGGCATCTCCACGATCTACCAAGAGGTCAACCTCGTCCCGCTGATGAGCGTGGCACGCAACATCTTCCTGGGCCGCGAGCCCAGAAACCGCTTCGGCCTCATCGACTTCGCCCGCATGCACCGCGAGACGGGTGACCTGCTCGACGGCTTCGGCGTACGCGTCGACCCCAGGCGCCCGTTGCACACGCTGGGCATCGGCACGCAGCAGATGGTCGCCCTGGCCCGGGCCGTGTCCGTCAACGCCCAGGTCGTCATCATGGACGAGCCAACCTCCTCGCTCGAACCGCGCGAGGTGGAGACCCTCTTCCGGGTCATCGAACGCCTGCGCTCCCAGGGCATCGCCGTCCTGTACGTCAGCCACCGCATGGACGAGCTCTACCGGATCTGCGACCGTGTCACCGTCCTCCGCGACGGCCGGCACATCCACACCGGCGACCTCGCCGGGCTCGACCGGATGCAGCTCGTGTCCATGATGCTCGGCCGCGACCTCTCGGAGGTCCGCCGCTCCGGCGTCACCAGCTTCGCCGCCGAGGGGCACGACGTCGCCCGCACCCCCGTGCTCACGGCGGCCGGCCTCTCCAGCCGCCTCCGGCTCCACGACATCTCCGTGTCGCTGTACGCGGGCGAGGTGCTCGGCCTCGGCGGCCTCCTCGGCTCCGGCCGAAGCGAGACGGCGAAGGCCCTGTCCGGTGCCCTGCCCCTGGACGCCGGTGAGATCACCGTCGACGGCACCTCCCTGAAACGTCTTACCCCGGCGGCCGCGATCAGGGCCGGCATCAGCCTGCTGCCCGAGGACCGCAAGGCCGAGGGAATCGTCCCCGGCCTCTCGGTCCGGGAGAACATCGTGCTCGCCGCCATGCCACGGCTCTCCCGTGCCGGTGTCGTCTCACGTGCCCGGCAGGACCGGATCGTCGACATCTTCATGAAGCGCCTGCGGATCAAGGCGTCGAGCCCCGAGCAGAAGGTCGGCGAACTCTCCGGAGGGAACCAGCAGAAGGTCCTGCTCGCCCGCTGGCTCTGCCTGGAACCCAAGGTGCTGCTGCTCGACGAACCCACCCGCGGCATCGACGTCGGTGCCAAGGCCGAGGTCCAGAGCCTCATCGACGACCTCGCCGGCGAAGGCCTGGCCGTCCTGCTCATCTCCTCCGACATCGAGGAGCTCATCGAGGGCGCCGACCGCATCGTCGTACTCCGGGGTGGAGCGGTCGCCGGCGAACTGCGGGGCGACGACGTGGCCGAGAGCCGGCTGCTCGAAGTGCTCGCCGACCACGCGCCCGTGCCGGCGGACACGGCCCCGGCCGCTCAGGAGGACCCCCGATGA
- a CDS encoding ABC transporter substrate-binding protein gives MMIQRRSRTLAAACLLAATATLAVSGCSKSETSDNAGGDSSQGAQAAKSPEAASGPGCSLQTYGAPKLDLKDAVVGFSQSEKEANPFRIAETQSIKDEAARIGVKKLLTTNAQSQLSKQISDIQDMLSQGAQFLIIAPLNSDGLEPALKAAAAKKVPVLTIDRKVNSTACKDYVAFLGSDFVEQGKRAADAMIKATGGKGKVAILLGASGNNVTTDRTKGFVDQVKAEAPGIQIVAQQTGEFARDKGQQVMEQLIQSKPDITAVYAENDEMGLGAVTALKAAGKKPGKDVKVVSIDGTRNAVQALVNGEYNAVIESNPRFGPLAFATASKFYGGEEIPENVIITDRAYDETNAKESLGGAY, from the coding sequence ATGATGATCCAGCGTCGATCCCGTACCCTCGCCGCGGCCTGCCTGCTCGCCGCCACCGCCACGCTGGCCGTGTCCGGCTGCTCGAAGTCGGAGACCTCGGACAACGCGGGCGGTGACAGCAGCCAGGGAGCCCAGGCGGCCAAGTCCCCCGAGGCCGCGTCCGGCCCCGGCTGCTCGCTGCAGACCTACGGCGCACCCAAGCTCGACCTCAAGGACGCGGTGGTCGGCTTCTCCCAGTCGGAGAAGGAGGCCAACCCCTTCCGTATCGCGGAGACCCAGTCCATCAAGGACGAGGCGGCAAGGATCGGCGTCAAGAAGCTGCTCACCACGAACGCGCAGTCGCAGCTGTCCAAGCAGATCAGCGACATCCAGGACATGCTGTCGCAGGGCGCCCAGTTCCTCATCATCGCACCGCTGAACTCCGACGGTCTGGAGCCGGCGCTCAAGGCGGCGGCCGCGAAGAAGGTGCCCGTCCTCACCATCGACCGCAAGGTCAACTCCACGGCATGCAAGGACTACGTGGCCTTCCTCGGCTCCGACTTCGTCGAGCAGGGCAAGCGCGCCGCCGACGCGATGATCAAGGCGACCGGTGGCAAGGGCAAGGTGGCCATCCTCCTCGGCGCCTCGGGGAACAACGTGACCACCGACCGGACCAAGGGCTTCGTCGACCAGGTCAAGGCCGAGGCCCCCGGCATCCAGATCGTCGCCCAGCAGACCGGCGAGTTCGCCCGGGACAAGGGCCAGCAGGTCATGGAGCAGCTCATCCAGTCCAAGCCCGACATCACCGCGGTCTACGCCGAGAACGACGAGATGGGTCTCGGTGCCGTCACCGCGTTGAAGGCAGCCGGCAAGAAGCCCGGCAAGGACGTCAAGGTCGTCTCGATCGACGGCACCCGCAACGCGGTGCAGGCCCTCGTCAACGGCGAGTACAACGCCGTCATCGAGTCCAACCCGCGCTTCGGACCGCTCGCCTTCGCGACCGCGAGCAAGTTCTACGGCGGCGAGGAGATCCCCGAGAACGTCATCATCACCGACCGGGCCTACGACGAGACCAACGCCAAGGAATCCCTCGGCGGGGCGTACTGA
- a CDS encoding ABC transporter permease, translating into MNETTSAPAAPAPMPQKKTKPPRPAAGPERTGRARAAELLQRQGVLAVLLVVVLVSSFIYPTFASLDNARGVTIQASFLAVVALGMTMVIITGGIDLSVGSVFALGGVLAAWASQYGFLAALLVPLVVCGGTGLLNGLLIARGNMAPFIITLATLLGARGLLLAITDEGATTYLVPKDSAFGELGQGSVWGFGYPILIAAVLFGAGGIVLQRTSFGQTLFAVGGSSDAATLMGLPVARTKILVYTLSGLLAGLAGALNAARLSSGVTIVGVGMELDAISAVVIGGTLLVGGAGSISGTLWGVLLLAVIQNLINQIGSLNSSYQSVVSGGFLIVVVVAQRYLARSRRST; encoded by the coding sequence ATGAACGAAACCACATCCGCCCCCGCCGCCCCGGCTCCGATGCCGCAGAAGAAGACGAAGCCCCCGCGCCCCGCCGCCGGACCCGAGCGGACGGGCAGAGCCCGCGCCGCCGAACTCCTCCAGCGTCAGGGCGTGCTCGCGGTCCTGCTCGTGGTCGTGCTGGTCTCCTCCTTCATCTACCCGACGTTCGCCTCCCTGGACAACGCCCGCGGCGTGACCATCCAGGCGTCCTTCCTCGCCGTGGTCGCCCTCGGCATGACCATGGTCATCATCACCGGCGGCATCGACCTGTCGGTCGGATCCGTCTTCGCCCTCGGCGGCGTCCTCGCCGCCTGGGCCTCGCAGTACGGCTTCCTCGCCGCGCTCCTCGTACCCCTCGTGGTGTGCGGCGGGACCGGCCTGCTCAACGGGCTCCTCATCGCCCGCGGCAACATGGCGCCGTTCATCATCACCCTCGCCACGCTGCTCGGCGCGCGCGGACTGCTGCTCGCCATCACGGACGAGGGCGCCACCACCTATCTGGTCCCCAAGGACTCGGCCTTCGGTGAACTCGGCCAGGGCAGCGTCTGGGGCTTCGGCTACCCGATCCTGATCGCCGCGGTGCTCTTCGGCGCCGGCGGAATCGTCCTGCAGCGGACCTCGTTCGGGCAGACGCTCTTCGCCGTGGGCGGCAGCAGCGACGCGGCGACCCTGATGGGCCTTCCCGTCGCCCGTACGAAGATCCTCGTCTACACCCTGAGCGGCCTGCTGGCCGGTCTCGCCGGGGCGCTCAACGCCGCCAGGCTGTCCTCCGGGGTCACCATCGTCGGTGTCGGCATGGAGCTCGACGCGATCTCCGCCGTCGTCATCGGCGGCACCCTCCTCGTCGGCGGCGCCGGCTCGATCAGCGGAACCCTCTGGGGCGTCCTGCTGCTCGCTGTCATCCAGAACCTGATCAACCAGATCGGCTCGCTCAACTCCTCGTACCAGTCGGTGGTCAGCGGCGGTTTCCTTATCGTTGTCGTGGTGGCGCAGCGTTATCTGGCGCGCAGCCGGAGAAGCACCTGA
- a CDS encoding ABC transporter permease, whose amino-acid sequence MTQTAVVPPVKGDTPPKSVSPLARLRDPAWYQRYGVYVAVGVVLLFNALFTEHFMTADNFRTQFVQVAPIVIVALGMALVIGTEGVDLSVGSTMALAAAFLPLYLGYGLVPALVVALLAGAVVGAVNGTLVSLIGLQPIVATLALFVGGRGLALVMADGQLKQIVNPDLLSLGTGSFLGIPLVVLIAGVLAVAVAFLVQRTTFGRQIVAVGGNRSAAALAGLPVKRVLIGVYVLCGVLAALAGVLATARLTASDPSSLGTLMELSAITAVVVGGTPLNGGSVRVLGTVAGALLMQLLRATLVKHDLPDSTAQIAQAAIIVAAVYVARERRSR is encoded by the coding sequence ATGACCCAGACCGCCGTCGTCCCGCCCGTGAAGGGCGACACACCGCCGAAGTCCGTGAGCCCCCTGGCCCGGCTCCGTGATCCCGCCTGGTACCAGCGCTACGGCGTCTACGTGGCCGTCGGGGTGGTGCTCCTCTTCAACGCCCTGTTCACCGAACACTTCATGACCGCGGACAACTTCCGCACCCAGTTCGTCCAGGTCGCCCCCATCGTCATCGTCGCCCTGGGCATGGCCCTGGTCATCGGGACCGAGGGCGTCGACCTGTCCGTCGGCTCGACCATGGCACTCGCGGCCGCCTTCCTGCCCCTCTACCTCGGCTACGGGCTCGTGCCGGCGCTCGTCGTCGCCCTCCTGGCCGGCGCCGTCGTCGGTGCCGTCAACGGCACCCTGGTGTCCCTCATCGGGCTGCAGCCCATCGTGGCGACCCTGGCCCTGTTCGTCGGGGGCCGCGGACTCGCCCTCGTCATGGCCGACGGTCAGCTCAAGCAGATCGTCAACCCCGACCTGCTGTCGCTGGGTACCGGCTCCTTCCTCGGGATCCCGCTGGTCGTCCTGATCGCCGGGGTGCTGGCGGTCGCCGTCGCCTTCCTGGTGCAGCGCACCACCTTCGGCCGGCAGATCGTCGCCGTCGGAGGCAACCGCTCCGCCGCCGCGCTCGCCGGACTGCCCGTCAAACGGGTCCTCATCGGCGTCTACGTCCTCTGCGGCGTGCTCGCCGCCCTCGCCGGCGTACTGGCGACGGCCAGGCTCACCGCGAGCGACCCCTCCTCGCTCGGCACGCTCATGGAACTCTCCGCCATCACCGCGGTCGTGGTCGGCGGCACCCCGCTGAACGGCGGCTCCGTCCGGGTGCTCGGCACCGTGGCCGGTGCCCTGCTGATGCAGCTCCTGCGCGCCACGCTCGTCAAGCACGACCTGCCCGACTCCACCGCTCAGATCGCCCAGGCGGCCATCATCGTCGCCGCCGTCTACGTCGCCCGGGAGCGTCGGTCCCGATGA